DNA sequence from the Arthrobacter crystallopoietes genome:
AGTCAGCATATTTTCTCCCTTGGGAATGGATGGACCGCCCGGGCAGGCGGAAGTTCAGTTCTGTCTAATGGTACGCGTTCGCGCGGCGGAACACCCATCGGACGCTTCCGAGCGACGGCTCGGGCCGGTGGCCGCCGGGTGTGCTTAGTCCCGGACCTGGCCCTCGCCCTGCACAATCCACTTTGTGGTGGTCAGTTCCCGCAGGCCCATGGGGCCACGGGCATGCATCTTCTGCGTGGAGATGCCGACTTCGGCGCCGAGGCCCAGCTCGCCGCCGTCGGTAAACCGGGTGGAGGCGTTGACGATCACCGCGGCGGAATCAATCTCTGCAACGAAGCGGTCGGCGTTACCAAGATCATTGGTAATGATGGCCTCGGTGTGCCCCGTGGTCCATCTGCGAATGTGATCGAGCGCGTCGTCCATCGAGTCCACCATGGCGACGGCGAGATCCAGGTCCATGTATTCACGGCCCCAGTCTTCATCCGTTGCCCGCTCGACTTGGATTCCGTCCGGCACGATCGCGGCCACGCGGTCATCGACGTGGAGCCGGACACCGGCCCCGGCGAGCGAACGGAGCACGTCCACGCCCGCGCCGGCGCCCGAATGCAGGAGCAAAGTCTCTACGGTATTGCACACCGAAGGCCGCTGGGTCTTGGCATTAAGCAGGATCTCCACGGCCATTTCGGTGTCTGCCGATTCGTCCACATAGATGTGCACGTTGCCTTCGCCCGTTTCGATCACAGGCACCCTGGCGGTACTGAGCACAGTCTGGATCAAGTCACGGCCGCCGCGCGGAATGAGCACATCCACCTTGCCGCGGGCCTCCATCAAGGCTTTCGCACCCTCGCGGCCGTACTCATCAACACTCAGTACCGCGTCCGCGGGCAGGCCTACCCGGTCCAGCGAATCCCGGATGATGCCCAGCAAAGCAACGTTCGTCTCGGCTGCCGCACTTCCGCCCCGCAGGATGACGGCGTTGCCACTCTTGAGCGCCAGACCGGCGATGTCCACGGTGACGTTGGGACGGGCTTCATAGATAGCGGCGACCACGCCCATGGGCACATGGACCTGCCGCAGCCGCAGCCCATTGGGCAGCGTCTGCCCGCGCATCACGGTACCGACGGGGTCCGGCAGGCCGGCCAGGCTGTGCAGTGCCGCCGCGAGCGAGTCGATACGGGCAGGATCCAGCTTCAGCCGGTCCAGCATCGCCTTGCTCGTACCGTTGTTGCGGCCTTTCTCGAGGTCCAGCCGGTTGGCATGCAGCACAATGTCGCGCTTGGCAACGAGCTGCTCGGCGATCTCTACCAGCGCCCGGTCCTTCCACGCGCGGTTGGCGCGTGCCATCCGCCGCGAAGCCCCACGGGAG
Encoded proteins:
- a CDS encoding glutamate-5-semialdehyde dehydrogenase — encoded protein: MTQTADSQIPAVTEQSAAEQPNVTAAVHSIAERSRGASRRMARANRAWKDRALVEIAEQLVAKRDIVLHANRLDLEKGRNNGTSKAMLDRLKLDPARIDSLAAALHSLAGLPDPVGTVMRGQTLPNGLRLRQVHVPMGVVAAIYEARPNVTVDIAGLALKSGNAVILRGGSAAAETNVALLGIIRDSLDRVGLPADAVLSVDEYGREGAKALMEARGKVDVLIPRGGRDLIQTVLSTARVPVIETGEGNVHIYVDESADTEMAVEILLNAKTQRPSVCNTVETLLLHSGAGAGVDVLRSLAGAGVRLHVDDRVAAIVPDGIQVERATDEDWGREYMDLDLAVAMVDSMDDALDHIRRWTTGHTEAIITNDLGNADRFVAEIDSAAVIVNASTRFTDGGELGLGAEVGISTQKMHARGPMGLRELTTTKWIVQGEGQVRD